Genomic DNA from Chloroflexota bacterium:
AGGCAAGGGGCGACTCCTTCTATTTCGGTGCTCAGGCTCAAGAGCTCTTCAATGCTGCCGAACTGACTTGCCTTGCCTGTTACCTCAGGCCTGAGTAGCACCTGGTTGTCTTCCCTCTTCAGCATGGTTCGCACTTCTTCGAGATGCTTCTTCACATTGACATAGACTGCCGCCGCTGCGTCTCCAAGATAGAAGGCAGCATGAAAGACAATACCTTTAGCACCCAGAACTGCTGCCACACGGGCAGATTGCAGCAACCTTTCCTGGCTTGCCTTCACCTTTTCTGGCTCTTTAGCATTCAGGTTGATGGCGTAGGGCGCATGAACAGTCAGCGTCACTCTCTTCTGGGCTGCCAGCTTCCCTACTGGCAAGGCAGCTTCTTTGGTCATCTTGACGCCTTGCACAAATTGCACTTCCAGACATTCAAGGCCAAGCTCAGCTATGCGCTCGATGCCGGCTTGCGTGGTGGGACCCCGAGCGCTCTTGGGGACGCCTGCTGTGCCAAAAAGGAGATGGCTCATTTTGTTACCTCCCGAGGCTGGTTGTGGTGTCATCCCACTGATGATTTCTCGATTTCATGTGATACTACCTGCAATCGTCGGACACAATGGGTTGGACGTCTCCAGCCCAACAGGCGTGGCCACTGTTTTTTGCAACTTTGTCCGGCAGGCTCTATTATAGGCGACTCC
This window encodes:
- a CDS encoding TIM barrel protein, giving the protein MSHLLFGTAGVPKSARGPTTQAGIERIAELGLECLEVQFVQGVKMTKEAALPVGKLAAQKRVTLTVHAPYAINLNAKEPEKVKASQERLLQSARVAAVLGAKGIVFHAAFYLGDAAAAVYVNVKKHLEEVRTMLKREDNQVLLRPEVTGKASQFGSIEELLSLSTEIEGVAPCLDFSHWHARTGQANSYPEFLSILDQVEAKLGKQALSNMHIHLSGIHYSKKGEIKHLELRESDLRYKELLKALKAREVSGLIVCESPNLEDDALLLQQSYREASA